The Acidicapsa ligni genome has a window encoding:
- a CDS encoding class IV adenylate cyclase, translating to MAVVETEIKFRVTDKVDLEAQLSALGFHLVTPRNFESNTLYDTLTRELRAKRELVRIRSYAGRWILTHKRIPDSGVGEDRHKHRVETETEVSDGESLAVVFQSIGLMPVFRYEKWRTEWADDEGHCVVDETPVGNFAELEGTPDWIDRIAAQLGIAQEERMTLSYGRLFDQWRERTGSTAENLTFSAVGEIVS from the coding sequence ATGGCCGTAGTTGAAACAGAGATCAAATTCCGAGTAACCGACAAGGTCGATCTTGAGGCGCAGCTCTCCGCGCTCGGATTTCATCTTGTTACGCCCCGCAACTTTGAAAGCAACACCCTGTATGACACTCTGACACGCGAGCTGCGCGCCAAACGCGAACTGGTGCGCATTCGCAGCTACGCCGGACGATGGATACTCACGCACAAACGCATTCCTGACTCAGGTGTAGGCGAAGATCGCCACAAGCATCGCGTGGAAACAGAGACCGAAGTTTCCGATGGCGAATCGCTCGCCGTAGTCTTCCAATCCATTGGCCTAATGCCGGTCTTTCGTTATGAAAAATGGCGCACCGAATGGGCCGATGACGAAGGTCATTGCGTTGTAGATGAAACACCCGTCGGCAACTTTGCCGAGCTCGAAGGCACACCCGACTGGATCGACCGCATCGCCGCCCAACTCGGCATCGCACAGGAAGAGCGCATGACTCTTAGCTATGGGCGGCTCTTTGATCAGTGGCGCGAACGCACTGGCAGCACTGCGGAAAACCTCACCTTTTCTGCAGTGGGCGAAATCGTCAGTTAG
- the secA gene encoding preprotein translocase subunit SecA: protein MFGNVLTKVFGTSNDRAVKRLLPRVAAIQSFESQIAPLSDEQLRGRTLEFRARIAARIEGLTDPDAIKAAEDAALDELLPEAFAVVREAGKRAVKMRHFDVQMIGGMVLHQGKIAEMRTGEGKTLVATLACYLNALAGHGVHVVTVNDYLAKRDAEWMGKIYEFLGLTVGVIVHDLDDSQRRDAYAADITYGTNNEFGFDYLRDNMKFELKDCVQRGQYYAIVDEVDSILIDESRTPLIISGPTDQTTDKYARVRKIIPQLELGEETDPGQGEAKIFTGDYVVDEKQRSIGVTDEGWFKIEELLGIGNIADPENWDLKHYVETGIKAHSLYKRDVDYVVKEGEVIIVDTFTGRLMPGRRWSDGLHQSVEAKEGVSIRKEDQTLATITFQNYFRLYKKLSGMTGTAETEAAEFDKIYKLDITVIPTNKPMLREDSSDVVYRTIKEKYKAVADDIATVHETGQPVLVGTTSIEKSELLSQTLQRKGVKHVVLNAKFHEREAEIVAQAGRLGMVTIATNMAGRGTDILLGGNAEFMTRQELVKNGLARVISGAEGAINPMAPAGFLRFYYQGQEFETPEPQWNEYYQNHAEGVQRDHDAVISAGGLFILGTERHESRRIDNQLRGRAGRQGDPGASRFYLSLEDDLMRIFAKAWVSTLLERLGMEEGVPIESRMISKRIEGAQKAVESQNFESRKHLLEYDDVMNKQREAVYGLRRQLLLAVEQRELILEDYLSNILSTMLDQFAPEDKHPDQWDIKGLKGKLIEQFGFDLNNQGLDPLELTRHELGEGIFNKLKAEYETKEEILGAEAMRYHERMVMLSVLDGLWKDHLLAMDHLKEGIGLRGYAQLDPLVEYKRESFDMFEAMMVKFQEDTVRYLFRMQIVGPDGQPVTQVPKVDREVPAAPPVESAAQLPSRETAKELPREVSIPTRAPSTTIDALEKEFERRKHRELEAARFAGAAASSEPTQRNAGSKVGRNDLCPCGSGKKFKKCHGVEA from the coding sequence GTGTTCGGTAATGTGCTAACAAAAGTTTTTGGTACCAGCAACGATCGCGCAGTGAAGCGCCTGTTGCCCAGAGTTGCTGCTATCCAGTCGTTTGAATCACAGATTGCTCCGCTTTCCGATGAGCAATTGCGCGGCCGGACTCTCGAGTTTCGCGCTCGGATTGCGGCACGTATTGAAGGCCTGACAGATCCTGACGCCATCAAGGCTGCAGAAGACGCGGCACTTGACGAGCTGTTGCCCGAGGCTTTCGCTGTGGTTCGCGAAGCAGGTAAACGTGCTGTCAAAATGCGTCACTTCGATGTGCAGATGATTGGTGGCATGGTGCTGCACCAGGGCAAGATCGCCGAGATGCGTACCGGTGAAGGAAAGACACTTGTCGCCACGCTGGCCTGCTATCTGAACGCGCTCGCGGGGCATGGCGTACATGTGGTCACGGTCAACGATTACCTGGCTAAGCGTGATGCCGAGTGGATGGGCAAGATCTATGAGTTCCTCGGGCTCACCGTCGGCGTGATCGTGCATGATCTTGATGACAGCCAGCGTCGCGATGCGTATGCGGCCGATATCACCTATGGCACCAACAATGAGTTTGGCTTCGATTACCTGCGCGACAACATGAAGTTCGAGCTCAAGGACTGTGTACAGCGTGGCCAGTATTACGCCATCGTGGACGAAGTCGATTCTATTCTCATCGATGAGTCTCGTACGCCGTTGATCATCTCCGGACCAACGGATCAGACTACGGACAAATATGCGCGAGTGCGCAAGATTATTCCGCAGCTTGAGTTGGGAGAAGAGACAGATCCGGGCCAGGGAGAAGCCAAGATTTTCACCGGCGATTATGTCGTGGATGAAAAGCAGCGGTCCATCGGCGTGACGGATGAGGGCTGGTTCAAGATTGAAGAACTGCTTGGCATCGGAAACATTGCCGACCCGGAAAACTGGGATCTGAAGCATTATGTCGAGACGGGTATCAAGGCGCATTCGCTGTATAAACGCGATGTGGATTACGTCGTCAAAGAAGGCGAAGTTATCATCGTGGATACCTTCACAGGCCGCCTGATGCCAGGTCGTCGCTGGTCCGATGGACTGCATCAATCCGTCGAAGCGAAGGAAGGCGTGAGCATCCGCAAGGAAGATCAGACGCTGGCGACGATCACCTTCCAGAACTACTTCCGCTTGTACAAAAAACTCTCCGGCATGACAGGAACAGCGGAGACTGAGGCTGCCGAGTTCGACAAGATTTATAAGCTCGACATCACGGTTATTCCAACCAACAAGCCGATGCTGCGTGAGGATAGTTCCGATGTGGTCTATCGGACAATCAAGGAAAAATACAAAGCTGTGGCGGATGACATCGCCACGGTGCATGAGACGGGGCAGCCGGTGCTCGTTGGCACCACATCGATTGAAAAGAGCGAGTTGCTTTCGCAAACATTGCAGCGCAAAGGCGTGAAGCATGTCGTGTTGAATGCGAAGTTCCACGAGCGCGAAGCGGAGATTGTTGCGCAGGCTGGCCGGTTGGGTATGGTTACGATTGCCACCAACATGGCGGGTCGTGGTACGGATATTCTGCTGGGCGGCAATGCCGAGTTCATGACGCGCCAGGAGTTGGTGAAGAATGGCCTTGCACGCGTCATTAGCGGTGCAGAGGGCGCGATCAATCCTATGGCTCCTGCAGGCTTCCTGCGTTTCTATTACCAGGGCCAGGAGTTTGAAACGCCTGAACCGCAGTGGAACGAGTATTACCAGAATCATGCAGAAGGCGTGCAGCGGGATCACGATGCCGTTATCTCCGCGGGCGGCCTGTTCATTCTTGGCACGGAGCGCCATGAGTCACGGCGCATCGATAACCAGTTGCGTGGCCGCGCAGGTCGTCAGGGCGATCCGGGTGCGTCAAGATTTTATCTGTCGCTTGAAGATGACTTGATGCGCATCTTCGCCAAGGCGTGGGTGAGTACACTGCTTGAACGTCTCGGCATGGAAGAAGGCGTACCTATTGAGTCGCGCATGATTTCCAAGCGTATTGAAGGCGCACAGAAAGCGGTTGAATCGCAGAACTTCGAGTCGCGCAAACATCTGCTTGAGTATGACGATGTGATGAACAAGCAGCGCGAGGCGGTGTATGGTTTACGCCGTCAGCTGCTACTTGCAGTCGAGCAGCGTGAGCTGATTCTTGAGGATTATCTCTCGAATATTTTGAGCACCATGCTTGATCAGTTTGCGCCTGAAGACAAACATCCCGATCAATGGGATATCAAGGGTCTCAAGGGCAAGCTTATCGAACAGTTTGGCTTCGATCTGAATAATCAGGGACTCGATCCACTTGAACTGACGCGCCATGAACTCGGCGAGGGAATCTTCAACAAGCTGAAGGCAGAGTACGAAACGAAGGAAGAGATTCTCGGCGCAGAGGCGATGCGATATCACGAACGCATGGTGATGTTGTCCGTGTTGGATGGCCTTTGGAAGGACCATCTACTTGCGATGGATCATCTCAAGGAGGGAATCGGTTTGCGCGGCTATGCGCAACTGGATCCGCTGGTGGAGTATAAGCGCGAGTCGTTCGATATGTTCGAGGCGATGATGGTGAAGTTCCAGGAGGATACGGTCCGGTATCTGTTCCGCATGCAGATTGTGGGACCCGATGGTCAGCCGGTGACGCAGGTTCCCAAGGTGGACAGGGAAGTCCCTGCGGCTCCGCCGGTCGAGAGCGCTGCGCAGTTGCCTTCCCGGGAGACGGCGAAGGAGCTGCCGCGTGAAGTATCGATTCCGACACGCGCGCCATCGACAACGATCGATGCGCTGGAGAAGGAGTTCGAGCGCAGAAAGCATCGGGAGCTGGAGGCTGCGCGCTTTGCAGGCGCTGCGGCGAGCAGTGAACCGACACAGCGAAACGCTGGGAGCAAGGTTGGGCGGAATGATCTTTGCCCATGTGGATCAGGGAAGAAGTTCAAGAAGTGTCATGGAGTGGAAGCTTAG
- the glgA gene encoding glycogen synthase GlgA, with amino-acid sequence MHIVFAASECVPFAKTGGLADVVGALPPELVKLGHQVSVYIPLYRTVRPFLPEQLTFAVRSITIPFEYYNRFAGIVDGGLRDGVQYYFVDCPELFDRDGFYGPRSGAGDYGDNAERFGLFCRAVLEASKQLGVPDIFHVHDWQAAMLPVYLHSVYYFDPALRTAGTVLTIHNAGYQGWFPPSTTPQLLLPWDMFTVDKVEQNDTFNFLKGGLVYSDYLTTVSPTYAKEIQTGEFGAGLDGLLRKRHWDLRGILNGVDYAHWNPAHDPKLAAHYSPENLAGKAECRRDLLHAFGLEGVQDDTAIIGIVSRFATQKGFDLVSQIADQMTDRNLAVVALGSGEPYYENFFRSWAQRKPVQVAVQVRYDDALAHKVEAGADMFLMPSRYEPCGLNQIYSLKYGTVPVVRATGGLEDTIEEWNADNRTGTGFKFSGYHAGDLLWAIDRALWVFANDKPGWQTLMRNGMAKDYAWAHPAREYVEVYEEVLRRRG; translated from the coding sequence ATGCATATTGTATTTGCTGCCTCGGAGTGTGTGCCGTTTGCCAAGACCGGCGGGTTGGCCGATGTTGTCGGTGCGTTGCCACCGGAGCTGGTCAAGCTGGGGCATCAAGTCTCCGTTTACATACCGCTTTATCGCACGGTGCGGCCATTTTTGCCGGAGCAATTGACCTTTGCCGTGCGCTCGATCACCATTCCGTTCGAGTATTACAACCGCTTCGCCGGTATTGTCGATGGCGGTTTACGAGACGGAGTGCAGTATTACTTTGTGGACTGCCCGGAGCTTTTTGATCGAGACGGTTTCTATGGTCCGAGGAGTGGGGCAGGCGACTACGGAGACAATGCGGAGCGCTTCGGCCTCTTCTGTCGCGCAGTTCTTGAGGCATCCAAGCAGCTAGGCGTTCCGGACATCTTTCACGTGCATGACTGGCAGGCGGCCATGCTGCCCGTTTATCTGCACAGCGTGTATTACTTCGATCCAGCGCTTCGCACTGCGGGAACGGTGCTTACAATCCACAACGCGGGCTACCAGGGATGGTTCCCGCCCTCGACTACTCCGCAACTGCTGCTGCCGTGGGACATGTTCACTGTGGATAAGGTGGAGCAGAACGACACCTTCAATTTCCTCAAAGGCGGCCTTGTCTATTCGGACTACCTGACGACGGTCAGCCCGACGTACGCAAAGGAGATCCAGACCGGTGAGTTTGGCGCGGGCCTGGACGGTCTGCTGCGGAAGCGTCACTGGGATCTGCGCGGGATTCTTAATGGCGTCGATTATGCTCACTGGAATCCAGCCCACGATCCCAAACTGGCGGCCCACTATTCGCCGGAAAATCTGGCAGGCAAGGCAGAGTGCCGCCGTGATCTTCTGCACGCCTTCGGTTTGGAGGGCGTTCAGGATGACACGGCGATCATCGGGATTGTTTCACGGTTTGCCACGCAAAAGGGTTTCGATCTAGTGTCCCAGATTGCGGACCAGATGACCGACCGCAACCTCGCCGTCGTTGCCCTGGGGAGTGGAGAACCGTATTACGAGAATTTCTTCCGCAGTTGGGCGCAGCGTAAACCGGTGCAGGTCGCGGTGCAGGTTCGCTATGACGATGCGCTGGCGCACAAGGTCGAAGCGGGCGCGGATATGTTCCTGATGCCTTCGCGATATGAGCCTTGCGGACTGAACCAGATTTATTCGCTGAAGTATGGGACGGTGCCGGTGGTTCGCGCGACGGGTGGTCTTGAGGACACGATCGAAGAGTGGAACGCGGATAATCGGACGGGGACTGGCTTCAAGTTCTCGGGATACCATGCGGGGGATCTGTTGTGGGCGATCGACCGCGCTCTCTGGGTGTTTGCCAACGACAAGCCTGGCTGGCAGACGCTGATGCGGAATGGGATGGCGAAGGATTATGCGTGGGCGCATCCGGCGCGCGAGTATGTCGAGGTTTATGAAGAGGTTCTAAGGCGGAGAGGATAA
- a CDS encoding GNAT family N-acetyltransferase, translating into MSLIRMGNVCNPHPLDQPIWNALRTEHHSVALGNHLAQRYPAAIGPLSGIANQDHDSYEALRTLAGPGGVVALFLEEEPIVPPGWKMIRGGHLNQMILQPDASLNWTESTELEGIRQLNPGDVPAMVELATLTEPGPFAERTIELGNFFGFFEDGRLLAMAGQRMHLPDYVEVSAVCTHPDGRRRGLARILMIKAMQDILQRGKTPFLHAFSTNSDAIRVYRDLGFTLRQTFNLSVLKNDL; encoded by the coding sequence GTGAGTCTCATTCGTATGGGAAATGTATGCAACCCCCACCCGCTCGACCAGCCCATCTGGAACGCACTTCGCACCGAACATCACTCCGTAGCCCTGGGCAACCACCTCGCGCAGCGCTATCCCGCCGCCATCGGGCCGCTCAGCGGAATCGCGAATCAGGACCACGACAGCTATGAGGCCCTGCGCACCCTTGCCGGCCCCGGCGGAGTCGTCGCTCTCTTCCTTGAAGAGGAGCCAATCGTTCCTCCCGGCTGGAAAATGATCCGCGGTGGACATCTCAATCAAATGATTCTTCAACCCGACGCCAGCTTGAATTGGACCGAAAGCACGGAGCTCGAAGGCATTCGGCAGCTCAACCCAGGGGACGTACCCGCTATGGTCGAGCTGGCCACGCTCACAGAACCTGGTCCGTTCGCCGAACGGACAATCGAATTAGGAAACTTTTTCGGATTTTTCGAAGATGGTCGTCTCCTGGCCATGGCCGGACAGCGCATGCACCTGCCCGATTACGTCGAGGTCAGCGCCGTCTGCACACATCCCGATGGACGCCGCCGCGGACTCGCACGAATCCTCATGATCAAAGCCATGCAGGATATCCTCCAACGAGGCAAAACGCCTTTCCTGCACGCTTTTTCTACCAATTCCGATGCCATTCGTGTCTATCGCGATCTGGGATTCACCCTGCGCCAAACGTTCAATCTCTCCGTTCTGAAAAATGATCTTTAA
- the rsmA gene encoding 16S rRNA (adenine(1518)-N(6)/adenine(1519)-N(6))-dimethyltransferase RsmA encodes MPTKPKLGQNFLRDPQAIQRIVAALGNLSSRTVVEIGPGKGAITEALASRAGHLIAIELDRELAWNLQERFSPEKGVSNVSVVRKDVLEFDFAAAAKEAGQPLLVVGNLPYYITSPILLRLAAQASSLERAVLMVQREVADRVTADHGSRDYGLLSATLQLYGPAENLFTLPPEAFAPPPEVHSTVFRWSFVPTFAQLGVTEAPFISFLKQCFAQKRKTLSNNLRAAGFTADAIAKAYTSAEVPAQVRAEALPIDKFAAIWRTLVEG; translated from the coding sequence ATGCCCACCAAACCTAAGCTCGGGCAAAACTTCTTACGCGATCCCCAGGCTATCCAACGAATTGTGGCTGCCCTGGGCAATCTCAGCTCCCGCACAGTTGTCGAAATCGGACCAGGCAAAGGAGCCATCACCGAGGCACTCGCCTCGCGAGCTGGCCATCTGATTGCCATTGAACTTGACCGCGAGCTGGCGTGGAATCTGCAGGAGCGATTTTCCCCGGAAAAAGGCGTTTCCAACGTCAGCGTCGTTCGCAAGGATGTATTGGAGTTCGATTTTGCCGCGGCGGCCAAAGAGGCTGGGCAGCCGCTGCTGGTCGTCGGAAATCTGCCGTATTACATTACTTCGCCAATTCTGTTGAGGCTTGCAGCCCAGGCTTCTTCGCTCGAACGAGCCGTACTGATGGTGCAGCGTGAGGTTGCCGATCGCGTTACTGCCGACCACGGTTCGCGCGACTACGGACTGCTCTCGGCAACGCTGCAACTCTACGGGCCAGCCGAGAATCTGTTTACACTACCGCCGGAAGCTTTTGCGCCGCCGCCGGAAGTGCACTCGACTGTCTTCCGCTGGAGTTTTGTACCCACCTTTGCCCAGCTTGGAGTGACCGAAGCGCCGTTTATCAGCTTCCTCAAGCAATGCTTCGCACAAAAGCGCAAGACCCTGTCGAATAACCTGCGCGCTGCTGGATTTACCGCGGATGCAATTGCGAAGGCCTATACCAGCGCCGAAGTTCCAGCACAGGTTCGCGCCGAGGCGCTGCCGATCGATAAATTTGCGGCCATCTGGCGCACGCTGGTCGAGGGCTAG
- a CDS encoding FecR family protein has product MKSYAVDVNRRTNRAVASRAVRSGTGFRIFALMLGAGVLSGMLGAGLTLRAAELPNAELPNVESGNTSATASADTGAPVDSRALRLSSVEGQVQVLQDGQVIADPAYANLPLFEGTQVMTGNDGRAEIQFEDGSIVRLSPNSTVTFAVLQQQGTNSGSEVVLNQGLAYFELQPSTSAHALRVNYGAASFSALNFAVVRVNVDTPPGSLAVFDGDIHFGRGAAVQLDLHGGQNLDLNPTDAARYSLTDKIEPDTWDDWNADRDQFLNGEDANRTAASGDAGNGASVGMSDLDANGSWYNVPGQGYVWSPYDAQAQGASWDPYGYGHWVFYPRYGYVWVSGYSWGYTPFQCGLWNYYDGFGWGWGAGAGGCSPWWGYGFGGGGFGRGWGFRIGRGPNGYHPPSRPLPGPVHPRPVGSRGTLQAVVPVDHRPAGAPTRPIHVGGNGPVVIAGHTVEPLRPSEPRPAFDHGGNGTNGTNGFVSRSGSSGAYHGGNGYSQTYRPGSVQRPSAPASRPAPAPAPRAQSYSGGGGGHSAPAASHGGGGSHR; this is encoded by the coding sequence ATGAAAAGTTATGCCGTAGATGTCAATCGTAGGACAAATCGTGCCGTTGCATCGCGAGCTGTCAGGTCGGGTACGGGCTTTCGCATCTTTGCGTTGATGCTCGGTGCCGGGGTGTTGTCGGGGATGCTGGGTGCGGGGCTGACTCTTCGCGCAGCAGAACTTCCAAACGCAGAGCTTCCGAACGTGGAATCAGGCAATACCTCTGCTACCGCCAGCGCTGATACGGGAGCACCCGTCGATTCGCGCGCGCTCCGTCTGAGCAGCGTCGAAGGACAGGTGCAGGTTTTGCAGGATGGCCAAGTCATCGCTGATCCTGCCTATGCGAATCTGCCTCTTTTTGAGGGTACGCAGGTCATGACCGGCAACGATGGACGCGCTGAGATTCAGTTTGAGGATGGGAGTATTGTCCGTCTTTCGCCGAACAGCACTGTGACATTTGCCGTTCTACAGCAGCAGGGGACGAACTCTGGCAGTGAAGTTGTTCTCAACCAGGGATTAGCCTATTTTGAGCTGCAGCCGAGCACATCCGCACATGCTCTGCGAGTGAATTACGGGGCAGCGTCTTTCAGCGCGCTCAATTTTGCAGTCGTACGCGTGAATGTGGATACGCCTCCAGGCAGTCTCGCGGTCTTTGATGGAGACATCCATTTCGGGCGCGGCGCCGCTGTGCAGTTGGATCTTCATGGTGGCCAGAATCTCGATCTGAATCCCACAGATGCAGCTCGCTACTCCCTGACAGACAAGATCGAACCAGACACGTGGGACGACTGGAATGCGGACCGCGACCAGTTCCTGAATGGCGAGGATGCAAATCGCACGGCAGCTTCTGGCGATGCAGGCAATGGCGCGAGTGTTGGAATGAGCGATCTCGATGCCAACGGTAGTTGGTACAACGTTCCCGGACAGGGCTATGTCTGGTCTCCGTATGATGCGCAGGCACAGGGCGCGAGCTGGGATCCCTATGGCTATGGGCACTGGGTTTTCTATCCGCGTTACGGCTATGTCTGGGTCTCCGGTTATAGCTGGGGATACACGCCTTTCCAATGCGGATTATGGAATTACTATGACGGCTTTGGCTGGGGTTGGGGTGCGGGCGCCGGTGGCTGCAGTCCGTGGTGGGGTTACGGTTTTGGCGGCGGCGGCTTCGGCCGTGGATGGGGCTTCCGTATCGGACGTGGTCCGAATGGATATCACCCACCAAGTCGTCCTTTGCCTGGTCCTGTTCATCCTCGTCCGGTCGGCTCAAGAGGTACGTTGCAGGCTGTTGTTCCAGTCGATCATCGTCCAGCCGGGGCTCCGACGCGGCCAATCCACGTTGGCGGCAATGGTCCGGTTGTGATCGCGGGGCATACGGTTGAGCCGCTTCGTCCTTCGGAGCCTCGTCCGGCTTTTGATCATGGTGGAAATGGGACTAACGGGACCAATGGCTTCGTTAGCCGGTCTGGATCCTCGGGAGCATATCACGGTGGAAATGGCTACTCTCAGACATATCGGCCAGGCAGTGTGCAGCGGCCATCTGCACCGGCGAGCAGACCTGCACCGGCACCTGCGCCGCGAGCCCAGTCCTACAGCGGCGGTGGTGGTGGACATTCAGCTCCGGCAGCATCGCATGGCGGTGGTGGTTCGCACAGGTAA
- the ruvC gene encoding crossover junction endodeoxyribonuclease RuvC, giving the protein MRVFGIDCGTEITGYGVVESDETSRRPRLDCRAFGAIRLSKQKTMAMRLRQVFEELTAELERWQPDVVAIEEVFYSVNAKSALKLGQVRGVALLSAARLNLPLAEYAPLKIKSSVVGYGLAAKEQVQFMVARLLELAAPPEPPDAADALAIAICHIHTSQTLDAQNAIPRSGSAKSGSAKGAVR; this is encoded by the coding sequence ATGCGCGTTTTTGGGATCGATTGCGGCACTGAAATTACCGGCTATGGGGTAGTTGAATCCGATGAGACGAGCCGCCGTCCTCGTCTGGATTGTCGAGCTTTTGGCGCGATCAGGCTCTCGAAACAGAAGACCATGGCAATGCGTCTCCGGCAGGTGTTTGAAGAGCTGACCGCTGAGCTGGAGCGGTGGCAGCCGGACGTGGTCGCCATTGAAGAAGTATTTTATTCAGTGAATGCCAAGTCGGCGCTTAAACTTGGTCAGGTGCGCGGGGTGGCGCTGCTTTCAGCGGCTCGTCTCAACTTGCCGCTGGCGGAGTATGCTCCGTTGAAAATTAAATCGTCAGTCGTGGGGTATGGATTGGCAGCCAAGGAGCAGGTACAGTTCATGGTTGCCCGGCTGCTGGAGTTGGCAGCGCCACCTGAGCCTCCGGATGCCGCCGATGCCCTAGCGATCGCCATCTGCCATATTCACACCTCCCAGACGCTGGATGCGCAGAATGCCATCCCTCGATCGGGATCGGCTAAGTCGGGGTCGGCTAAGGGGGCTGTGCGATGA